In Dermacentor silvarum isolate Dsil-2018 unplaced genomic scaffold, BIME_Dsil_1.4 Seq253, whole genome shotgun sequence, the genomic stretch cccgctggacgggccagagttggtcttcgagggcggagctgagcagcgcagtctcccagcgcgttcggctcgaggctgcgtccccgtctggaaaccccccttgtttgcactcccataacatgtgttccagggttgccctggccttacaaaacttgcattggtttgacgaataaagctctgggtaacagagattcaagacCACCGCGTTTACAAACGTACTTGTCTGCAGCTGCCGCCATGCGAACGCCTGTCTCTTGTTGAGTTTCTGGTGTAGTGGCGGAAATTTTCACTTCGCCAGTCCGTAGCGTTGCGTTATTTCTCTGTAATTCGTCAGGCGATCCTACCACTCCCACCCTTCACCAGACGTCGTggccgaggcggcggtagtgtgcAGTCTTCGTGCAATCCAGAAATAATTGCGACAAAGGAACAAGTAAGCTATTCTGCCATGTCATGCATTTTCAGCATTCGTCTTATGGTCAGTACAAATAAAGATGGAATTCGTTGGGAATATTGCAAGGATAGAATATATGCCCATTTCATCCGCACTTCACCGTGTTTACACATGTCAGCTGGATGATTTACGAGAGCTGCAACGGTTGCGTAAATTTAAATATTTTGTTCAGAAATTAAAAACTACTTTGAAGAATTTTCAGCTCTCTATCATCAAAATAATTCAatttaattatggagttttacgtgccaaaagcagttttgattatgaggcacgccgtagtgggggactccggaaattttgaccacctgggattctttaacgtgcacctaaatctaagtacacgggtgttttcgcatttcgcccccatcgaatcaCCAAAATAGACAGCGTGCGTCAAATGTTAAGTATAAACCCACACAAGTTGCTGTATAGGTGCCGTCGTTTCTATGCGCACAATAAAACAGGCAATTTCTGTAATATAAAAGCAGCATCTATTCATAGAACCGAACAAGAAAGAAATGCAGTAATGTTACTGCACAGGTTCACGTACACGTTAAAAACTGGAGACAAAGTATACGGATGCAATACACTGATGAACCACGCTtgcatgcagtgcagtgaagTACAGCGCAACACTAGCCTGCTCACTAGCTTTCGGCGTGTCAGACGCACGTAACCCAGGCCTTCTcatcgcagctcgactggctgcgaACTAAGTGGCCTTTACTAAGGCTTGACTTCAGAGCTGAGGCACAAACCCCTTGTCAAGGCCGTACAAGGACTCGTTTACACACTTCAAGCTCTTAGTCCACCATTCTTGAACATCGGGATGACGATgttggtagtgcgcgggtgtttCCCATAGCGCATGGCATAGAGGACACAGTTCGTCCTCGGAACGAGTCAAGGAGCAGTTCTGCTTCCAGGCAAAGTAGCTCTCGTAAGAGGCACGGTCGTTCAAGAGTTGTCGCAGATGCGTTGCAAGCTCGCCCGGCTTGTGCAGGTGCGACGTGCTTACTACCGACTTCTCAGGAACCTGAAGAGTTGCGTTGGGTGGCGCCAACACGACGGGAATCAGGTTGTATTTGAACGCGTCGTATATGAGTTCGTAGGGACTCTGGAAGCAGTCGGACTTCAATGACACTACGACGAAGTGGTAGTTCTTGGCGATGCGTGGGATGCACTCGCGTGGCGACGAGCACTTATCCTTCCCGCAGGCTGGAAACAGTCTTATGCTCATCGTGTCATCCGAGCTACTCTGAGTGGAATCCTGCTTTTCACGGCTCCATGGTACTTGTTCCAAGAAGCGGCGCTGCTCGCATCCACCAACTATCCAGGCgacgccttttctttttttcggaatCACGGTGTCGCTAGGCTGCATTGCGCTCTCGGCTGAGTCGCAGCGCCACTTATCGTAAGAAACTACGATGTCAGCGTCGTCCCTGTAGGCCATTGTCCAGTTGAACGTGTCGGCGACACGCGACAGTAAGCGCGAGCCATTTCCATGCGGGCTGTCGCCTTGGGGCAGTGAGTGACTCTTAGCCCAAAAAACCCAGAACTGAAACGGCGAGCGTACATGAGGAATTCCCAGGGATTCAAAATGCTCGGCACGGAAGACAACAGCATCACTGCTCATTAGCAGGTAGCGGTCTTCGATTACGTCGCACGTAACCGAGTGTTCGCCTTCAGTAGTGCATACGGCTTTGTGGAGTAACCACCAGTTGTCCAATCCGGTTTGGTTCCACAGCAGAATCCGGGGAAGCCCGTCGTCGCCTTTCCGCTCACGCCATGGCCGCCAAATCTGAGTGTCCGACGGCCGCGTCGGCTGCGCAGCGTGCGAGTCTGCTTGCGACAGCGACCTGTAGAGCGTCAGCGCAGGATATATAAGGGCTATGAACACCATAAGCGACGCGAGGAACGTGTACTTTGGCCAATGCTTCGCGAAGTGCCACTCTAAATTACGCGTGGGTCCGGTGACCAGGAGCACTGTCCAGCTGTCGGTTGATTCGGGCGAGTCCTGTCGTCGTGATGAAGATTCTCCCGGCGTTGTACCGTGGTCTTCAGGTCCCATGTCATCCATGGGTATCAGCTCCATCGACTCCTCAAAATCACGTGGACAGTCATCCAGGGTCACCGGCGCTGCTGCAGCCACACGATGTGAATCGGTCAAGGAAATAACCTCGCCGTCGGGACCATCATCAGCTTGAGGGGCACCTTCGTGAAGGAACGTTGTTTTACAGTGAGGGGATGGTGACCGGTTGCGCGAAGACGCTTCAGCCATGGCTCATAACGTTGGGAGCAGACTGAAATAGAAGAAAAGCAACTGAAAAACATTGAAGAACACTATATGGCCGTGGCAAGGATCATGTGGAAAATAGGCACGGAAACAAGCTGGTTACACACTTTAAATAAGGGACTTGCGAGAGCAGAATTATATTATTCTACGTGAAGCAAACGTAGGCAATAGAAGGGCAGGGTAATGGAGAAGGATTAGGCTGGCAATTGTCCCCAAAATGATCACAACGCCTGCCTAGTTTTTTTAGAAAGGAGGGGATACAAACAGGAGCTGAAGATAGGGAGAAGGGATacgaaaaggaaagaaagaataagaTCGTAAGACAGGTCACAACAAACAAAATAAAGCCACGACAAAGAATACAGCACGCCAGCAGGAAGATAACCATGGGAAATAACTTACAAGAATGTTTATATTCCTGTTGCGCCAGCAACCAGGAACAAAAGATGACGTAAACACCATGATGCGCTAATTTCAACAATTTATTCTCGGAAAATGTGTGCATTTATACTCGATTCGCAACCGCGCCGCAGTTTTTATACCAACACACAGCGGTTACAAAGACGGTTCGCATGCATATAAACCGTGATTGAAGGAGCTTTCGTAATGAAACGGCTCTACTCGTATCACCCGCTGTGGGATTTCGCTGCTCGTGAAAAATTTGGAACAGACAAATGGCCACAATACAGTAGTACTAAACGGCCTATGCGTGTTACAACCCAACCAGAATTTTAACATCAGGGGCAGCGCTTCGAGTGGATATGAATGCCGCTGTCCATAGCCGATCTATAGCGGGTGACTCAGCAGCACATTAGTGCTCCTAAAGATGCTAATGCAGTGTGTATGGCGAATAGTAGAGCGTACCTATCGGATAAAATTTATCCCGAAAGAGGTACTTACACTTTTTTGCAGCAGAAAATCGCGGGTCAATCTGCGTTAAAACGCACTGCACGTACGGCGACCACTGGCTGTAGGATTTCGCGGCTCGTGAAACGACTTACAGGCAGGGAAATGACGTTAAGACATACCGAGAAGTGACGTAACACTTCTCGGCAATAAAATGTCGGTTTTCGTAGTTCAGCGAAAAGAGAGAATGCCTTCCAGAAACCTTTTGCTAAGCCTCGCTATACGCTTCGCGCAGATCACGTATCACACGCTCGAGCGCCGCAGAAAAAGGCGTAGATTTCGCGTTTTGGTAGGCGGTACATACATGAGCGACACTGGTACGAGACGTCAGCGAGTTGCGGTCAGGTTTGCAGTGAAGCGACAAAGACCGCATGTGGACGCAGTTTCACGTCTCGTTCAAATCGGTTCGGCAGCAAACCGAGGGCAGTGTTCTGAAATGAGCTCTGTCATCAGCCAGTTGTGCGCACGCACGCTGGCGCATCTGCTGAGCGGCTGTGTGATAACAGAATAGACGGACCTCAGAGACCGGACATCACGCGCTGAGCAAAATGATAGTACTGTTGCAATAACCTGCAGCTGGTGCATGCCTGGTGCTAAAaaaaacgtacactcgccaaggATAAAATGAAAATAATAACACGACGTTTCAGGCCTCGTACGGGTCCCTTGATCAAAATAAAGATACAAGCATGGGCATGCGACTATTTATGAGTGAGTAGGCGCAGCTTGCAGGTGTATACCTCGGCAAGATTACCGCCCGTCCTGTTTATCGTGTGTTCATTTGATTGAATGTAGTATGATTCTAAAAGCAAACGATCAGATAAATTTTTCTCGCTCGCGATGTCCCATGAAAGGTTGTTAggtctaaagtccctagattccctgctcttttttttttaagaagcgacatctactccgtcggccgccattatctccctagatagcatgcgaccgtcaacggccgctgctatctacACTGCTCGTagcagcgtgcaagtgaatgcgggtgaacagcgttaggaagaacatggctgctggaatgagcgccgcccaatgagattcgtcggcggtacttcaaagcttgtcgctacttaaagaaagcaacaagtatctagggactttagttagGACGTTCGGATCTTTCCGGGAAATCCAAGGTATGTTTTGTGTTGCGTGGGACAGACATTTGAAAAAGGCAGAACAGGAGGAAATCAATTAAATATGGGGCTTATAGCGACAGAAGTGGGGAGTCCAGAACCACGATGGAGCGGAGCGTTAAAGACAAATAATAATCGCTAGCTTCAGGACTATCTGGGACAAACTGAATAACTgttttaaaaattaaaaaattatgggcttttacgtgccaaaaccagttctgattatgaggcacgccgtagtgggggactccggaaatttggaccacctggggttctttaacgtgcacctaaatctaagtacacgcgtgttttcgcatttcgcccccatttaaCTTTTTTCTGAAATGACGTGAAATATctagggaaaaaaacaaaattgtACAGGCTTGTCGATGGCCAGGCGAATCACTTGGAAGGGGAATACGCAATGAAATGTTACCGGAAAAATGACTGTGTGCTCACGAACTTGCGAACGCTTGTGACAAATCTTTCTATCCGCCAACGCTTCCGTCGACACGGCCAGATTATCCAAATGCCGAGTCTTCTTTGTAGCAGGAATGGTCCACTCAACTTCAATTCGCCATAGCTCGAAT encodes the following:
- the LOC119434812 gene encoding glycoprotein 3-alpha-L-fucosyltransferase A, with the protein product MAEASSRNRSPSPHCKTTFLHEGAPQADDGPDGEVISLTDSHRVAAAAPVTLDDCPRDFEESMELIPMDDMGPEDHGTTPGESSSRRQDSPESTDSWTVLLVTGPTRNLEWHFAKHWPKYTFLASLMVFIALIYPALTLYRSLSQADSHAAQPTRPSDTQIWRPWRERKGDDGLPRILLWNQTGLDNWWLLHKAVCTTEGEHSVTCDVIEDRYLLMSSDAVVFRAEHFESLGIPHVRSPFQFWVFWAKSHSLPQGDSPHGNGSRLLSRVADTFNWTMAYRDDADIVVSYDKWRCDSAESAMQPSDTVIPKKRKGVAWIVGGCEQRRFLEQVPWSREKQDSTQSSSDDTMSIRLFPACGKDKCSSPRECIPRIAKNYHFVVVSLKSDCFQSPYELIYDAFKYNLIPVVLAPPNATLQVPEKSVVSTSHLHKPGELATHLRQLLNDRASYESYFAWKQNCSLTRSEDELCPLCHALWETPAHYQHRHPDVQEWWTKSLKCVNESLYGLDKGFVPQL